A region of Necator americanus strain Aroian chromosome I, whole genome shotgun sequence DNA encodes the following proteins:
- a CDS encoding hypothetical protein (NECATOR_CHRI.G1649.T1) has translation MSKFFKGAVSSDSSSESDVSDVEEEVQTKRVAVVRDFAYPSDSEDEEKRVVRTHKEKKFKELKDLIKQVNNAKNNKDFTKILSAFDDLVKVYDKSKTVFARQNISTPRFYIRYLVDLEDFVLSFWENKEAKNALSKVNLKALTNLRQKVRKYVKEFEQKIAEYRESPDPPGYETPEEEEEEADESGEDVGEIAVPTIKEKKKDLSSSGSESDSDDWSTDTDSSPSDDDGDFGSKMEALRRHFLKKEFRGDDDGTGERKKEKKRKQREQNKPKAALDLVDDEDDDGGEWTPITKEKQVQLFEPKQEVTHEAMISKLNEVMASRGRLGTNRKQHVRLLQELYKIAEEKKLGVGISVKILFNIISSLFEINAKISDFMEFGNFNKTMLAVTELLDILMAHPEVKLSVKFVEEEENLKDETIPYKIQGSFLMMVQRLDSELTKILQNADCHSNDYIEKLKGEKDMCILIERTEKYVQERIDEDIFDVDEVCKIYMMRIEHLYYKYQDNYEGDEAVGEIMDRLCKKIYSLDEEKRLRQRAMLCHVYWLALHDEWHRARDLMLMSHLQAIVDHSDTDTQILYNRTICQLGLCAFRHGFIKEAHQGLSEIQNTQRAKELLAQAIAMRQHERTAEQEKVERQRQVPYHMHINVELMECVYLICSMLLEIPHMASCEFEMRRRLLSRSFHYQLKQSEKSSLIGPPENTREHVVAASRAMLAGDWKKCRDYIVNDKMNQKVWNLFRNAESVKEMVVKRIQEESLRTYLLMYSTVYTTVSLEKLAILFELDKKQVHSVISKMIIQEELSATLDEPTDCLMMHRVEPSRLQMIALNLTDKLQQLADNNEQILEPRTGRAGYAGPGQWFPGRSDRQGDKQKGDRGGVFQNDRRAGQSESHSKRAWSGTGATAAQSGTSQRRRESQKSRF, from the exons ATGTCGAAATTCTTCAAAGGAGCGGTAAGCTCTGATTCGTCGTCAGAATCCGATGTGTCGGATGTTGAGGAAGAAGTACAGACCAAGAGGGTCGCAGT tgTTCGCGATTTCGCCTATCCAAGTGACAGTGAAGACGAAGAGAAACGTGTTGTACGCACACATAAGGAGAAGAAGTTTAAAGAGCTCAAAGATCTTATTAAACAAGTCaacaatgcaaaaaataacaaggatttcacaaaaatcttGTCGG CTTTCGATGACCTCGTAAAAGTTTACGACAAGTCCAAAACAGTGTTTGCTCGACAGAACATCTCAACACCTCGGTTTTACATCAG GTATCTTGTCGACTTGGAGGACTTCGTGCTTAGTTTCTGGGAAAACAAGGAGGCGAAAAAC GCTCTTTCCAAAGTGAACTTGAAAGCGCTTACTAATTTGCGCCAGAAAGTCCGTAAATACGTCAAAGAGTTTGAGCAGAAAATCGCCGAATATCGAGAAAGTCCCGATCCTCCTGGATACGAAACTCCtgaagaggaggaagaagag GCTGACGAGTCAGGTGAAGATGTGGGCGAAATTGCTGTGCCtactatcaaagaaaaaaagaaggatctTTCAAGCAGTGGAAGCGAG agcGATTCGGACGACTGGTCGACAGATACGGACTCTAGCCCGTCAGATGATGATGGCGattttggatccaaaatgGAAGCGTTAAGAAGAcactttttgaa GAAAGAGTTTCGTGGCGATGATGATGGAAccggagaaagaaagaaagaaaagaagcgaaagCAGAGGGAGCAAAACAAGCCTAAG GCTGCCCTTGACCTCGTTGATGATGAAGACGATGATGGAGGCGAATGGACTCCTATCACTAAAGAGAAGCAGGTTCAGCTGTTCGAACCTAAGCAGGAAGTCACTCACGAG GCAATGATCAGCAAGCTCAATGAAGTGATGGCTTCGCGTGGTCGTCTTGGAACAAACAGGAAGCAGCATGTTAGACTACTTCAGGAATTGTACAAGATTGCTGAAGAG AAGAAACTAGGAGTTGGGATCTCTGTGAAAATCTTGTTCAACATCATTTCTTCGCTGTTCGAGATAAACGCGAAGATCAGCGATTTTATGGAATTTGGGAATTTTAACAA AACTATGTTGGCTGTCACTGAACTGCTTGATATCCTAATGGCCCATCCTGAAGTCAAGCTCTCTGTGAAATTTgtcgaggaggaggagaacCTAAAG GATGAAACTATCCCGTACAAGATCCAAGGTTCTTTCTTAATGATGGTTCAGCGTCTTGATAGCGAATTGacgaaaattcttcaaaatgcCGATTGCCACTCCAACGACTATATAGAAAA GCTCAAAGGTGAGAAAGACATGTGCATTCTCATCGAACGTACTGAGAAATATGTCCAGGAACGTATCGACGAGGATATATTTGATGTCGACGAAGTTTGCAAAATTTATATGATGAGAATTGAGCATCTCTACTACAAG TATCAAGACAATTACGAAGGAGATGAAGCCGTTGGTGAAATTATGGATCGTCTCTGCAAGAAGATTTACTCCCTCGACGAAGAAAAACGATTGAGGCAACGAGCGATGCTCTGTCATGTGTATTGGCTTGCCTTACATGACGAATGGCACCGAGCGAGAGATCTGATGTTAATGAGTCATCTTCAAGCTATCGTTGATCATTCTGACACAGATACGCAG ATTCTTTATAATCGCACGATCTGCCAACTGGGTTTATGCGCTTTCCGGCATGGTTTCATCAAGGAGGCCCATCAGGGATTATCGGAAATCCAAAACACTCAGAGAGCTAAAGAACTACTCGCACAGGCAATCGCTATGAGACAACATGAGAGAACAGCGGAACAG gaaaaagtggaaagacAACGTCAAGTTCCCTATCATATGCATATCAATGTGGAGTTGATGGAGTGTGTTTATCTCATTTGTTCGATGCTACTTGAAATCCCCCATATGGCTAGTTGCGAATTTGAGATGCGTCGTCGATTGTTAAGCAGGAGTTTCCACTACCAACTTAAGCAGAGTGAAAAG TCATCACTGATTGGACCACCGGAAAATACTCGTGAACATGTTGTGGCAGCTTCAAGAGCTATGCTTGCCGGAGACTGGAAGAAATGCCGAGACTACATCGTTAACGATAAAATGAATCAGAAA GTCTGGAATCTGTTCCGAAATGCTGAAAGTGTGAAAGAAATGGTAGTGAAACGTATACAAGAGGAATCATTAAG GACGTACTTACTTATGTATTCTACGGTATATACCACAGTTTCTCTTGAAAAACTCGCGATATTGTTTGAGCTGGATAAGAAACAGGTTCATAGCGTGATTAG caagaTGATTATTCAAGAAGAGCTTTCGGCAACGCTAGATGAGCCCACAGACTGTTTAATGATGCACCGCGTGGAGCCTTCACGATTGCAAATGATCGCACTGAATCTTACTGATAAATTACAGCAGCTTGCAGATAACAATGAACAG ATCTTGGAACCCCGAACTGGAAGAGCAGGATATGCCGGTCCAGGCCAATGGTTTCCGGGACGCAGTGATCGACAAGGTGACAAGCAAAAAGGAGACAGGGGAGGAGTTTTCCAG AATGATCGACGAGCTGGACAATCGGAGAGCCACAGCAAAAGGGCTTGGAGTGGAACTGGTGCGACGGCGGCTCAAAGCGGCACATCACAGCGACGTCGAGAATCACAAAAATCGCGCTTTTGA